The following proteins are co-located in the Synechococcus sp. PROS-U-1 genome:
- a CDS encoding AbrB family transcriptional regulator, translating to MLTGADLLAKVKELGDCAKTDLAKGCGYVVTKKDGGEQVKFTQFYEALLEAKGLTFATGGSAGIGKGGRKLSYKAVVQGNGNLLVGKAYTAMLELNPGDEFEIKLGKKAIRLVPVGGSEEEE from the coding sequence ATGCTTACAGGAGCAGACCTTCTCGCCAAGGTCAAAGAACTTGGTGACTGTGCTAAGACCGACCTTGCCAAAGGTTGTGGTTACGTCGTCACCAAGAAGGATGGTGGTGAACAAGTCAAGTTCACCCAGTTCTACGAAGCCCTGTTGGAAGCCAAGGGTCTGACCTTCGCAACTGGTGGTTCTGCCGGTATCGGCAAAGGTGGTCGGAAGCTTTCGTACAAAGCTGTCGTGCAGGGCAATGGAAACTTGTTGGTCGGCAAGGCCTACACCGCCATGCTGGAACTCAACCCCGGTGACGAGTTTGAGATCAAGCTTGGCAAGAAGGCGATTCGCCTGGTTCCTGTGGGGGGTTCAGAAGAAGAGGAGTGA
- a CDS encoding glycoside hydrolase family 104 protein, which produces MAISAFIGRQTLSAAVIVGVLPAVCSPLPAAASLLPPASRAQLIHTSEVQPSLAIPYVITPERRAMLNTIRFAEGTWKGGLDVGYRVMFGGGLMPSLDRHPNRVIYSSRYASAAAGAYQFMPFTWNLVQRSIGVRGFGPEAQDQGALFLIQRRKALGLTDSGILSPVLAAKLAPEWASFPTLAGRSYYGQPVKKYARLQSFYNVNLAELRRLRDLKRQALVAPPAICTGSRIECATQL; this is translated from the coding sequence ATGGCTATCTCTGCATTCATCGGTCGTCAGACGCTTTCAGCGGCCGTGATCGTCGGAGTTTTGCCAGCTGTCTGTTCCCCTTTGCCCGCCGCGGCGAGCTTGCTCCCTCCCGCGTCGCGTGCCCAGCTCATCCATACGTCTGAAGTCCAGCCCAGCCTGGCCATTCCTTATGTGATCACGCCTGAACGTCGGGCGATGCTCAACACGATTCGTTTCGCAGAAGGCACCTGGAAAGGCGGTCTGGATGTGGGTTACAGGGTGATGTTCGGCGGTGGCTTGATGCCCTCCCTCGATCGTCATCCGAATCGTGTGATTTACAGCTCCCGCTACGCCAGTGCCGCGGCAGGGGCCTACCAGTTCATGCCCTTCACCTGGAATCTTGTCCAACGCAGCATTGGTGTCCGTGGATTCGGGCCTGAAGCTCAGGACCAGGGTGCTTTGTTCTTGATTCAGCGGCGCAAAGCTCTTGGCTTGACCGATAGCGGAATTCTCAGCCCTGTCCTTGCGGCCAAACTGGCTCCCGAATGGGCTTCCTTCCCGACTCTCGCCGGACGCAGTTATTACGGCCAGCCGGTCAAAAAATATGCACGCCTGCAGTCGTTTTACAACGTGAATCTTGCTGAGCTTCGCCGCTTGCGCGACCTCAAGCGTCAGGCTCTTGTTGCTCCCCCTGCGATCTGCACCGGGTCACGCATCGAATGCGCAACCCAGCTCTGA
- a CDS encoding 5-(carboxyamino)imidazole ribonucleotide synthase: MIGVVGGGQLARMLVQAATQRQVPIAVQTSDAADPAAVLASRLVSADPRDVAGTRELVVGCDGVTFENEWVNIDALLPLEKQGVRFHPSLAALSPLVDKISQRRLLDDLAIPSPPWCPLSLISPAQPALPQGWTFPVMAKASRGGYDGKGTVVLPDVDALAQLLRSVTADDWLLESWVDYELELALVVSRDQRGRIRHLPMVQTHQHHQVCDWVLAPAPVDPSVAALAYNVAASLMTKLSYVGVLALEFFYGPAGLQVNEIAPRTHNSGHFSIEACTSSQFDQQLCIAAGLPVPEPELKSRGALMVNLLGLNPDRHAPLDQRLQELEATPGVHLHWYGKTPETPGRKLGHVTLLLEGDTVLKRRDEAESALEAIRRIWPLESEGSD; this comes from the coding sequence ATGATCGGTGTTGTGGGAGGTGGTCAGCTGGCACGGATGCTTGTGCAGGCCGCCACGCAACGACAGGTTCCGATCGCGGTGCAAACCTCCGACGCAGCGGACCCTGCCGCAGTTTTGGCGTCGCGTCTGGTGTCAGCCGATCCCCGGGATGTGGCTGGAACTCGTGAGCTAGTGGTGGGTTGTGACGGCGTCACCTTTGAGAACGAGTGGGTCAATATCGACGCCCTGCTTCCACTTGAGAAGCAAGGGGTTCGCTTCCACCCCTCATTGGCCGCTCTATCGCCGCTGGTCGACAAAATTTCGCAGCGTCGGCTGCTCGACGACCTGGCGATTCCCAGCCCGCCTTGGTGCCCGCTGAGTTTGATCTCTCCGGCCCAACCCGCTCTTCCACAAGGGTGGACCTTCCCTGTGATGGCGAAGGCCTCCCGCGGGGGATACGACGGCAAGGGCACGGTGGTGCTGCCTGATGTCGATGCTCTCGCACAGTTGCTGCGATCCGTCACAGCAGACGACTGGTTGTTGGAATCCTGGGTGGATTACGAGCTGGAGCTTGCTCTTGTGGTCAGCCGTGACCAGCGAGGACGGATTCGCCATCTACCCATGGTGCAAACCCACCAACACCATCAAGTTTGTGACTGGGTGTTGGCACCTGCACCGGTGGACCCGTCGGTGGCGGCGCTGGCTTACAACGTCGCTGCGTCTCTGATGACGAAGCTCAGTTATGTGGGCGTTCTGGCACTGGAGTTCTTCTACGGGCCTGCTGGTCTGCAGGTGAACGAAATAGCCCCACGCACCCACAATTCAGGCCATTTCTCCATTGAGGCCTGCACCAGCAGTCAGTTTGATCAGCAGCTCTGCATCGCTGCCGGCCTCCCCGTGCCGGAGCCGGAGCTGAAGAGCCGTGGTGCCTTGATGGTCAACCTTTTGGGTCTGAATCCAGACCGGCATGCTCCTTTGGATCAGCGGCTTCAGGAGCTAGAAGCCACACCGGGGGTTCACCTGCACTGGTATGGGAAAACACCGGAGACACCTGGGCGCAAATTGGGGCATGTGACGCTGCTTCTCGAGGGCGACACGGTTCTGAAGCGTCGTGATGAGGCCGAATCTGCACTTGAGGCCATTCGGCGGATCTGGCCTCTCGAAAGCGAGGGGTCGGACTAA
- a CDS encoding TIGR04168 family protein — protein MTHLRIAIAGDLHGAWGDADEQLLQTLKPDAVLFVGDLSDGDMRLTRRITRLPFPIAVILGNHDRGRDPSGGILEQQLAVLGDLHCAWRAIHWPELPLTIVGARPCSAGGGFHLSKAVEAVYGPVSLETSADRIVQAAAGVPADQPLIVMAHCGPTGLGSDAASPCGRDWKTPAVDWGDQDLALALDRMARDRPADLVIFGHMHHALKRGSGLRQNLLRQRHGTALINAACVPRSGLDRYGRPLLHLSWAEFQGSRLTQLAHRWYTPDAELIHQEELPNDAPLTC, from the coding sequence CTGACGCACCTGCGCATAGCCATTGCTGGTGATCTGCATGGCGCCTGGGGCGATGCGGATGAGCAACTTCTGCAGACCCTTAAACCCGACGCTGTCCTCTTCGTTGGTGATCTCTCAGACGGGGACATGCGCCTGACGCGCAGGATCACGCGTCTGCCGTTTCCCATTGCCGTCATCCTTGGGAACCACGACCGGGGGCGGGATCCCAGTGGAGGAATCCTCGAGCAGCAATTGGCTGTCCTTGGAGATCTTCACTGCGCCTGGCGGGCCATCCATTGGCCAGAGCTCCCTTTGACGATTGTTGGTGCACGTCCCTGCAGTGCAGGCGGTGGTTTTCATCTGTCTAAAGCTGTAGAAGCGGTGTACGGCCCGGTGTCGCTTGAGACGTCAGCGGATCGGATCGTTCAGGCTGCTGCGGGTGTTCCTGCCGACCAGCCCTTGATCGTGATGGCCCACTGCGGTCCCACCGGGCTGGGATCCGATGCTGCCAGTCCCTGTGGTCGTGACTGGAAGACGCCAGCAGTTGACTGGGGTGATCAGGATCTGGCCCTTGCTTTGGATCGCATGGCCCGGGATCGACCTGCTGATTTGGTCATCTTTGGCCACATGCACCATGCCCTCAAGCGCGGGTCCGGGCTCCGTCAGAACCTGTTGCGCCAACGCCACGGAACGGCGTTAATCAATGCCGCCTGTGTGCCGCGCTCCGGTCTGGACCGGTACGGCCGGCCTCTTCTGCATCTCTCCTGGGCTGAATTTCAAGGCTCCCGTCTGACGCAACTTGCCCATCGCTGGTACACCCCTGATGCCGAGCTGATTCATCAGGAGGAGTTACCGAACGATGCCCCGTTGACGTGCTGA
- the aroB gene encoding 3-dehydroquinate synthase, translating to MTTITPLHHIRVALERNPYDVVIGAGGLATLGQQMLDSGVEHGRRVLVVSNPDVATPYGDACLNSLKDAGFSVELLVIDAGEHQKTPSTIAAIHDAAYGAKLERSSLMVALGGGVVGDMTGFAAATWLRGIQVIQVPTTLLAMVDASIGGKTGVNHPRGKNLIGAFHQPRLVLIDPSTLSSLPAREFRAGMAEVIKYGILGDTALFEELEACSDPSTPAGLGSERLSSILGRSAAAKARVVEADEKEGGLRAILNYGHTFGHVVETLCGYGTWLHGEAVAIGMVAVGELAVLRGSWSRNDAERQRRLIDSAGLPTAWPDLSAEAVLNSLQGDKKVRDGRLRFVLPTGIGSVDIRDDVSREEILECLERLQG from the coding sequence ATGACCACAATCACCCCGTTGCATCACATCCGTGTTGCTCTTGAGCGCAATCCCTACGACGTTGTGATTGGAGCCGGCGGTCTGGCAACGCTTGGCCAGCAGATGCTGGATTCGGGAGTCGAACATGGTCGGCGTGTGCTTGTGGTCAGCAACCCAGATGTCGCCACCCCCTATGGCGATGCCTGCTTGAACAGCCTCAAGGACGCAGGCTTCAGTGTTGAACTCCTGGTGATTGATGCCGGCGAACACCAGAAGACGCCGTCCACCATTGCAGCAATTCACGATGCGGCCTATGGCGCAAAACTTGAACGCAGCTCGTTGATGGTGGCCCTCGGCGGCGGCGTTGTTGGAGACATGACGGGTTTTGCGGCTGCGACTTGGCTGCGAGGCATTCAGGTCATCCAGGTGCCCACCACCCTGCTGGCGATGGTGGATGCGTCCATCGGGGGCAAAACCGGGGTTAACCATCCACGCGGCAAGAACCTGATCGGCGCCTTTCACCAGCCGCGACTGGTGCTGATCGATCCTTCAACTCTCAGCTCTCTGCCCGCAAGGGAATTTCGGGCTGGTATGGCAGAAGTCATCAAATATGGAATCCTCGGAGATACCGCTCTGTTCGAAGAACTGGAGGCCTGTTCAGACCCAAGCACCCCCGCTGGCCTTGGTTCTGAACGCTTGAGCTCGATTCTGGGTCGATCCGCCGCGGCCAAGGCTCGTGTGGTCGAGGCGGATGAAAAGGAAGGCGGTTTGCGAGCGATCCTGAATTACGGGCATACCTTCGGCCATGTGGTGGAGACCCTCTGCGGTTATGGCACCTGGCTGCATGGCGAAGCGGTCGCCATTGGAATGGTGGCGGTGGGCGAACTCGCCGTGCTGCGGGGAAGCTGGAGTCGCAACGACGCCGAGCGGCAACGCCGACTGATCGACAGCGCCGGGCTTCCCACTGCCTGGCCCGACCTATCAGCCGAAGCGGTGCTGAACAGCTTGCAGGGCGACAAAAAGGTGCGCGACGGACGCCTGCGCTTCGTCCTGCCAACCGGGATCGGGTCGGTCGACATTCGCGATGACGTCAGTCGCGAGGAGATTCTGGAATGTCTGGAGCGGCTGCAAGGCTGA
- a CDS encoding DUF1622 domain-containing protein — MEWFEHLLTYSADVLRLILEYLSVLCVGVGLIAVFSSRGPLRSVLRRHLPPHLLQRGPLTAARLTFGGWLALALEFQLGADVVQTTISREASDLIALGAVAVVRTFLNYFLSLELQEKN, encoded by the coding sequence ATGGAATGGTTTGAACATCTGCTGACATATTCAGCTGATGTGCTGCGTTTAATCCTTGAGTACCTCTCCGTTCTCTGTGTTGGTGTTGGTCTGATTGCGGTATTCAGTTCACGCGGACCACTTCGGAGTGTCCTTCGGCGGCACCTCCCCCCTCATCTTTTGCAACGTGGACCATTGACGGCAGCCCGCTTGACGTTTGGTGGATGGCTTGCCTTGGCCCTTGAATTCCAACTTGGAGCTGATGTTGTTCAGACCACAATCAGCCGGGAGGCTTCCGACTTGATCGCACTGGGTGCTGTAGCAGTCGTACGCACCTTTTTAAATTACTTCCTTAGCCTTGAGCTCCAGGAGAAAAATTAA
- a CDS encoding TPM domain-containing protein: MGTHRIRHLWSIVVVALVSLGVLVTPAEAYDNPELLPDHPTPVIDLARIFSDTQRAQLEASLGDVEERTGWKLRVLTQYERTPGLAIRDFWGLDESSLLLVADPRGGNLLNFNVGDAYFAMMPRTYWVELQTRFGNQYYVKDHGEDGSVLDALNAVEICLDRGGCQVVPGLPQEQWLWTLTTSIFGGLIAGFAGYPRKEGETIAWGWMLLLSPLWVMLFGVFGIAPVVTRTAEYLPILRNTVGFLAGGIAAYLIAQATVGRRLQSDSDG; the protein is encoded by the coding sequence ATGGGAACACATCGGATCCGACATCTGTGGAGCATCGTCGTGGTTGCTCTAGTGAGCCTTGGGGTTTTGGTGACCCCTGCAGAGGCCTACGACAATCCCGAACTGCTGCCGGATCACCCCACCCCGGTTATCGACCTCGCCCGGATCTTCAGTGACACACAACGGGCCCAACTGGAAGCAAGCCTGGGTGATGTGGAAGAACGCACGGGCTGGAAGCTACGGGTGCTGACCCAGTACGAACGAACGCCAGGCTTGGCGATCCGGGACTTCTGGGGACTCGACGAGAGCAGCCTGCTGCTGGTGGCAGACCCACGCGGGGGAAACCTACTGAACTTCAACGTCGGCGACGCCTACTTCGCCATGATGCCCCGCACCTACTGGGTTGAACTGCAGACCCGTTTTGGCAACCAGTACTACGTCAAGGATCACGGAGAAGACGGATCCGTCTTGGATGCACTCAACGCAGTGGAGATCTGCTTAGACAGGGGCGGCTGCCAGGTCGTACCAGGACTTCCGCAAGAACAATGGCTGTGGACCCTGACAACCTCGATCTTCGGCGGATTGATTGCGGGCTTTGCGGGCTACCCCCGAAAGGAGGGTGAAACGATTGCTTGGGGCTGGATGCTTTTGCTGTCTCCGCTGTGGGTGATGTTGTTTGGCGTCTTCGGCATCGCTCCCGTCGTTACGCGCACAGCGGAGTATTTGCCCATCCTGAGAAACACTGTTGGGTTCCTGGCTGGTGGTATCGCTGCCTATTTGATCGCTCAGGCCACCGTGGGGCGACGCCTCCAAAGCGACAGCGACGGTTGA
- the nadA gene encoding quinolinate synthase NadA — MSADTALVAAINRLRQDRNAVILAHYYQEPEIQDIADFVGDSLELSRQAASTDADVIVFCGVHFMAETAKILSPEKTVILPDLDAGCSLADDCPADDFAQFRSEHPDHFVVSYINCTAAVKAQSDLICTSSNAVDLVNQLPADQPVLFAPDQNLGRWVQQQSGRDLTLWPGRCMVHETFSEEAVLALKHEHPSAEVIAHPECQQNLLDLADFIGSTSKLLNYSEESSCDSFIVLTEPGILHQMQQRVPEKKLMDVPGLDGCSCNACPYMRLNTLEKLKACLETLTPAIDMDESLRLKALKPMQRMLEMSR; from the coding sequence ATGAGCGCTGACACCGCCCTTGTTGCGGCGATCAACCGGCTACGCCAGGACCGCAATGCCGTGATCCTGGCGCACTACTACCAGGAACCGGAAATTCAGGACATTGCCGATTTTGTTGGCGACTCGCTGGAGCTATCACGCCAAGCCGCAAGCACCGATGCGGATGTGATCGTGTTCTGCGGTGTGCATTTCATGGCGGAAACTGCAAAAATTCTCAGCCCAGAAAAAACGGTGATCCTGCCGGACTTGGACGCTGGTTGCTCCTTAGCGGATGACTGTCCTGCGGACGACTTTGCCCAATTTCGTTCGGAACACCCCGATCACTTTGTGGTGAGTTATATCAACTGCACAGCAGCGGTGAAGGCGCAAAGCGATTTGATTTGCACCAGCAGCAATGCCGTGGATCTGGTGAATCAGCTGCCAGCCGATCAGCCAGTTCTGTTCGCTCCCGATCAGAATCTGGGACGCTGGGTGCAGCAACAAAGTGGTCGCGACCTGACCCTCTGGCCGGGACGCTGCATGGTTCACGAGACCTTCAGCGAAGAAGCCGTGCTAGCCCTTAAGCACGAACATCCCTCCGCTGAGGTCATTGCCCACCCCGAGTGCCAGCAGAACCTGCTCGACCTGGCTGACTTCATTGGATCCACCAGCAAACTTTTGAATTACTCAGAAGAAAGTTCCTGCGACAGTTTCATCGTTCTGACGGAACCGGGGATCCTGCATCAGATGCAGCAGCGGGTTCCCGAGAAAAAACTGATGGACGTCCCGGGGCTGGATGGCTGCAGCTGCAATGCCTGCCCCTACATGCGGCTCAACACCCTGGAGAAACTGAAAGCCTGCCTGGAGACCCTGACGCCCGCGATTGATATGGATGAATCGCTGCGCCTGAAGGCCCTGAAACCCATGCAACGCATGCTTGAGATGAGCCGGTGA
- a CDS encoding class I SAM-dependent methyltransferase: MAASCPDWLATHLQQVGGAIPFSRYMDLALNEPEHGYYGSGRARIGTQGDFATSPSLGSDFAALLAPQLLAWLASVPRTDPDQRLSIVEIGPGEGHLARDLIAQLRLSDPTVLSRIEMVLVETNPGMRQRQQALLEPVDDLPLRWCTLEQLRSAPVRGVLIAHELLDALPVERLVLRDACLQQVWVELEQTNGLQTTHRPLPVALQDDINRVCGHCGIELPPPDAEEGWTTEWNSALPDWFEAVAKAVDAGVLLVIDYALEAHRYYTARRSEGTLMAFRAQQAGLSPLAQPGEQDLTAHLCIDVVAEAAERNGWAVGDQAKQGEALLALGLAQRLHALQQLPGQHLAEALQRREALLRLVDPAGLGAFRWLTYLRGLPQAPFSLAAAPDIPESPRD; the protein is encoded by the coding sequence ATGGCTGCGTCCTGTCCTGACTGGTTGGCAACGCATCTGCAACAGGTGGGGGGGGCGATTCCGTTTTCGCGGTACATGGATCTGGCTCTCAATGAGCCTGAGCACGGTTATTACGGATCCGGCCGTGCACGCATCGGAACCCAGGGTGATTTCGCCACTTCCCCCTCCCTGGGCAGTGATTTCGCTGCCCTGCTGGCTCCCCAACTGCTGGCTTGGCTGGCTTCCGTTCCCAGAACGGATCCCGATCAACGCCTTTCGATTGTTGAGATCGGGCCTGGGGAAGGCCATTTGGCCCGGGATCTGATCGCCCAATTGCGCTTGTCGGATCCAACTGTTCTGTCTCGGATCGAGATGGTCTTGGTGGAGACCAATCCCGGCATGCGTCAGCGACAGCAGGCCCTGCTTGAGCCGGTGGATGATTTGCCGCTGCGCTGGTGCACGCTTGAGCAGCTGCGAAGCGCTCCGGTGCGTGGGGTGCTGATTGCCCATGAATTGCTGGATGCCCTTCCGGTGGAGCGATTGGTGTTGAGGGATGCATGCCTTCAACAGGTGTGGGTGGAGCTTGAGCAAACCAATGGCCTGCAGACCACGCATCGGCCTCTGCCGGTTGCATTGCAGGACGACATCAATCGTGTGTGCGGGCATTGCGGCATCGAACTGCCTCCCCCTGATGCAGAAGAGGGCTGGACCACGGAGTGGAACAGTGCACTGCCCGATTGGTTCGAGGCGGTGGCCAAGGCTGTGGACGCAGGCGTGCTTCTGGTGATTGATTACGCCTTGGAGGCCCATCGCTATTACACGGCTCGGCGTTCTGAGGGCACCCTCATGGCGTTTCGTGCTCAACAGGCGGGTTTGTCGCCTTTGGCTCAGCCCGGGGAGCAGGACCTGACGGCGCACCTCTGCATCGATGTCGTTGCTGAGGCCGCCGAGCGCAACGGTTGGGCGGTGGGTGATCAGGCCAAGCAGGGAGAGGCGCTCCTCGCGCTGGGTCTTGCGCAGCGTCTCCATGCGCTGCAGCAGTTGCCTGGTCAACATCTGGCGGAAGCCCTGCAGCGCCGAGAAGCCCTGCTTCGTCTGGTGGATCCTGCGGGCCTTGGTGCGTTCCGCTGGCTCACCTATCTCCGTGGTTTGCCGCAGGCGCCCTTCAGCCTTGCAGCCGCTCCAGACATTCCAGAATCTCCTCGCGACTGA
- a CDS encoding carbohydrate ABC transporter permease, which yields MRNSLSAWAFLLPAVILISLSVLLPALMALVMSFTSTGLDVSEPLRFVGLANLQRLLSDPMARQVLVTTFLYLIGVVPPIVLGALALAVLVNQGLPGRSLLRGAFYTPVLVSIVVAAIAFRWLYAENGLINGWLSALLGDVFTPIGFLTTPQLALPAVMLVTLWKGLGYYMVIFLAGLQGIPKDLYEAAELDGSEGWRKHLDITLPLMGPYVTLVAVVSSIAATKVFEEVFLMTQGGPADATRTIVYYVYDQAFAELEISYACTLGLALFLLVLLFTMIRLAFAGDRPLI from the coding sequence GTGCGCAACTCCCTTTCGGCCTGGGCGTTTCTGCTGCCGGCGGTGATCCTGATCAGTCTGTCGGTGTTGCTACCGGCGTTAATGGCCTTGGTGATGAGCTTCACCTCCACTGGGCTGGACGTCAGTGAACCGCTGCGTTTCGTGGGCCTGGCCAACCTTCAGCGCCTGCTGTCGGATCCCATGGCGCGACAGGTGCTGGTCACGACATTTCTGTATTTGATCGGTGTGGTGCCGCCCATTGTCCTGGGAGCTTTGGCGCTCGCTGTGTTGGTCAACCAGGGTTTGCCGGGTCGCTCCCTGTTGCGGGGTGCCTTCTACACACCGGTGTTGGTGTCCATCGTTGTTGCTGCAATCGCCTTTCGATGGCTTTACGCCGAGAACGGTTTGATCAATGGATGGTTGTCCGCTCTGCTTGGCGATGTCTTCACTCCAATCGGTTTTCTCACGACCCCCCAGTTAGCACTGCCAGCGGTGATGTTAGTGACCCTCTGGAAGGGACTCGGCTACTACATGGTGATCTTTCTGGCGGGTCTTCAGGGCATTCCGAAGGATCTCTACGAAGCAGCAGAGCTGGATGGCAGTGAGGGCTGGAGGAAGCATCTCGACATCACCCTTCCGTTGATGGGGCCCTATGTGACGCTGGTCGCCGTTGTGTCGTCGATTGCAGCCACGAAAGTCTTCGAAGAGGTGTTCCTGATGACCCAGGGAGGTCCAGCAGATGCCACGCGAACCATCGTTTATTACGTCTACGACCAGGCCTTCGCAGAATTGGAGATCAGCTATGCCTGCACCCTGGGTTTGGCCTTGTTTCTGTTGGTTCTTCTGTTCACGATGATTCGATTGGCCTTCGCTGGCGACCGTCCCCTGATCTGA
- a CDS encoding ligase-associated DNA damage response exonuclease — translation MIERTPEGLYCRAAKAWVDPWRPVPRALITHAHADHARPGCGEYWAVGSSEGVLRQRLGQDITLHPVAYGEEHWLGQCKVSFHSAGHVLGSAQIRLESEGEVWVVSGDYKRDDDPSCEPFEPVHCDVLITEATFGMPIYRWESGAHVAQSIHAWWTRDRSRPSLLFCYAFGKAQRLLAELKAIGVDEEVLLHGAVETVTRHYRDAGIPMTPSRPVSELSRKDPLHGRLILAPPSAHRSSWMRRFKAPQTAFASGWMAVRGARRRRGYERGFVLSDHADWPGLLQTVRDSGARKVYVTHGQSDVLARYLREIEGLDAEPLETLFEGESD, via the coding sequence TTGATCGAGCGCACGCCTGAAGGGTTGTATTGCCGAGCGGCCAAGGCTTGGGTCGATCCATGGCGTCCAGTTCCCCGGGCCCTGATCACCCACGCCCATGCCGACCACGCCAGGCCCGGATGCGGGGAATACTGGGCTGTGGGCTCCAGTGAAGGTGTACTGCGCCAGAGGCTCGGCCAGGACATCACGCTTCACCCGGTGGCCTACGGCGAGGAACACTGGCTGGGGCAATGCAAGGTGTCGTTTCACAGCGCTGGGCACGTGCTCGGTTCAGCGCAGATCCGTCTGGAATCAGAAGGTGAGGTGTGGGTGGTCAGCGGCGATTACAAGCGGGATGACGACCCCAGCTGCGAACCCTTTGAACCGGTGCACTGCGATGTGCTGATCACCGAAGCCACCTTCGGAATGCCGATCTACCGCTGGGAGAGCGGGGCCCATGTGGCCCAAAGCATCCACGCCTGGTGGACCCGTGATCGCAGCCGACCATCACTGCTGTTCTGCTACGCCTTCGGGAAGGCCCAACGGCTTTTGGCCGAACTCAAAGCCATTGGCGTGGACGAGGAAGTGCTGCTGCACGGCGCTGTGGAGACGGTGACCCGTCATTACAGAGATGCGGGGATTCCCATGACCCCCAGCCGGCCCGTCAGTGAGCTTTCCCGGAAGGATCCTCTTCATGGACGTTTGATCCTGGCGCCACCATCCGCCCATCGATCCAGCTGGATGCGCCGTTTCAAGGCACCCCAAACAGCGTTTGCCTCCGGCTGGATGGCGGTGCGAGGAGCCCGAAGACGGCGGGGATACGAGCGTGGGTTCGTTCTCAGTGACCATGCCGACTGGCCTGGATTGCTCCAGACCGTTCGGGACAGTGGTGCCCGCAAGGTGTACGTCACCCATGGGCAGAGTGATGTTCTGGCCCGTTACCTGCGTGAGATCGAGGGATTGGATGCAGAACCGCTGGAGACCTTGTTTGAAGGTGAATCGGATTAA